A stretch of Lactuca sativa cultivar Salinas chromosome 6, Lsat_Salinas_v11, whole genome shotgun sequence DNA encodes these proteins:
- the LOC128126835 gene encoding leucine-rich repeat extensin-like protein 5: MRYLIYIKKSCKQLKTPLTKTSHYPTNTTLHHPSPPPTTHYHTPPLITTDDHHSSPPPPPITHQNNHLPPPSLPTFTTPNHLNHPSPPPPPTKTTTQPTATTTTTYHPPPPPPPVTTTPTHHPPKPPPATNIATTSTHLNHPSPAPTTTTNHHPPPPPPMTTICHHHHHMSKPPPPISFLAKFCIRIITTNSVDYLKEQFFL; this comes from the exons ATGAGGTACTTAATCTACATCAAGAAAAG ttgCAAACAATTAAAAACCCCACTAACAAAAACCAGTCACTACCCAACCAACACCACCCTCCACCACCcgtcaccaccacccaccacccactaCCATACACCACCACTCATCACTACTGACGACCACCACTCATCACCACCACCCCCACCCATCACCCACCAAAACAACCACCTGCCACCACCATCACTACCTACCTTCACCACCCCCAACCACCTCAATCACCCATCGCCACCACCTCCACCAACCAAAACCACCACCCAACCAACAGCGACCAccaccactacctaccacccaccaccacctccaccacccgtCACCACCACCCCCACTcatcacccaccaaaaccaccacctGCCACCAACATTGCCACCACCTCTACCCACCTCAATCACCCATCGCCagcacccaccaccaccaccaaccaccacccaccaccaccaccacccatgaCCACCATatgtcaccaccaccaccatatgtCAAAACCACCTCCACCCATCAGTTTTTTGGCTAAGTTTTgcattagaatcattaccacaaatagCGTTGACTATTTAAAAGAACAGTTTTTTTTATAA